One genomic region from Ovis canadensis isolate MfBH-ARS-UI-01 breed Bighorn chromosome 24, ARS-UI_OviCan_v2, whole genome shotgun sequence encodes:
- the LOC138429713 gene encoding skin secretory protein xP2-like, with protein sequence MLKCPEMFNSTLFQRRWLNLPAVPQGKHTERPRGQRGKPPGGISRLCKTDGREERGQRSGLGTGSSPDAAAPPAAPHPGLGASSSRPAAARSPHSPQRPGSATRPRGADRAPGGAEGGAQGARAPLQQAARRGLGTEGDSSPRARAAQPQTRAPPPARRPPLHSAAPKALVSAATRIRIPEEAVPRRLVAPAQGETEERAAAPAPPQSPPPSPFPAEPDGKGPARPGAPPTPRGRAPGGCGGGRGRPQVPQVNGASEAPQRGLGAPASSRDGRARAHHGRRRRAAHARPSAPSLSPA encoded by the coding sequence ATGTTAAAATGTCCTGAAATGTTTAACAGCACCTTATTTCAGAGGCGGTGGCTGAACCTCCCCGCGGTACCCCAGGGCAAACACACGGAGCGTCCAAGGGGGCAGAGAGGGAAGCCTCCAGGAGGAATAAGCAGACTTTGCAAAACTgacgggagggaggagaggggacaacgtTCAGGACTAGGAACAGGCAGCAGTCCAGATGCCGCGGCGCCGCCCGCGGCCCCGCACCCAGGCCTCGGAGCGTCGTCCTCCCGGCCGGCGGCCGCGCGCTCCCCCCACAGCCCCCAGCGGCCCGGGAGCGCCACCCGCCCCCGCGGCGCCGACCGAGCCCCAGGCGGGGCCGAGGGCGGCGCGCAGGGAGCGCGGGCCCCACTCCAGCAGGCTGCTCGGCGCGGGCTCGGGACAGAGGGTGACTCCAGCCCGCGCGCCCGGGCCGCCCAGCCCCAGACTCGGGCTCCGCCGCCGGCCCGCCGCCCACCCCTCCACAGCGCGGCGCCCAAGGCTCTTGTTTCGGCGGCGACGAGAATCAGGATCCCTGAGGAGGCGGTGCCGCGGCGGCTGGTGGCTCCGGCGCAGGGTGAGACCGAGGAGCGGGCGGCCGCGCCGGCACCGCCTCAGTCCCCACCCCCGAGTCCTTTTCCCGCTGAGCCGGACGGGAAGGGGCCGGCACGACCCGGGGCTCCCCCCACACCTCGGGGCCGGGCTCCCGGGGGCTGCGGCGGCGGCCGGGGGCGGCCGCAGGTCCCTCAGGTAAACGGAGCCAGCGAGGCCCCCCAGCGCGGCCTCGGAGCGCCCGCGAGCTCTCGCGACGGCCGGGCGCGCGCGCACCACGGACGGCGCAGGCGCGCCGCGCACGCTCGGCCGAGCGCTCCTAGTCTGAGCCCAGCTTGA